A stretch of Tripterygium wilfordii isolate XIE 37 chromosome 11, ASM1340144v1, whole genome shotgun sequence DNA encodes these proteins:
- the LOC120008458 gene encoding NADH dehydrogenase [ubiquinone] iron-sulfur protein 4, mitochondrial-like produces MASSLRLRGLNLVSAHRAVLTSSTRWFSSADALVEIKPGEVGMVSGIPEADLRRRVIIYSPARTATQQGSGKVGRWQINFLSTQKWENPLMGWTSTGDPYANVGEAALKFDSQEAATEFAEKHGWEYSVKKRHTPLLKVRAYADNFKWKGPTSSQV; encoded by the exons ATGGCGAGCTCGTTGAGGCTGCGTGGTTTGAATCTGGTTAGCGCTCATCGAGCAGTTCTTACGTCTTCAACCAGATGGTTTTCTTCGGCCGACGCCTTGGTCGAGATCAAGCCCGGTGAGGTCGGTATGGTCTCCGGCATCCCCGAAGCAGATCTTCGAAGAAGG GTAATAATTTACTCACCTGCTCGAACTGCAACACAGCAAGGCTCTGGAAAAGTCGGTAGATggcaaatcaattttttgtcaaCACAAAA GTGGGAAAATCCATTGATGGGTTGGACATCCACAGGAGATCCATATGCCAATGTTGGTGAGGCTGCACTCAAATTTGATAGTCAAGAAGCTGCAACTGAATTTGCAGAGAAACATGGTTGGGAATATTCG GTCAAGAAGCGTCATACTCCTCTCCTGAAG GTTAGGGCTTATGCTGACAACTTCAAGTGGAAGGGCCCAACAAGCAGTCAAGTATGA
- the LOC120008456 gene encoding uncharacterized protein LOC120008456, with the protein MIKTLSPYSDAAKTAQIMSKYRPIAPKPEVPINESPPMSQKIRQSPYLGNLWPQLQARPTRTRKRGRAAVSLPTSKRQKAQMFSLSSPSFLASPAKNLCLQVFAHGLPQLTVTNPVVAGGSLDSPVTATTPSSLMALPLLPCPNVVPVVTTNQETAIEDNCMEPSTRERDIDLNTVAEIPEEKDLLQQLQGKPVIITPRPVRPVGSSISVGCIIEDPNSSTSAVQVLKKLEELEEEVESEVLPAIVSDSNNKVRVANSAYKKMVGQPECPWLDLMEPVAGDGHSGGHSCRRICGEVMLHLSNTRVPVSSNGFSCWVRIEWGQDEKKRSVNTFSDVVIRSSCESKDHLFTWRFHTPSTSREAPP; encoded by the coding sequence ATGATCAAGACTTTGAGTCCTTACTCTGATGCTGCTAAAACAGCTCAGATCATGTCAAAGTACAGACCCATAGCACCAAAGCCTGAAGTTCCAATCAATGAGAGTCCACCCATGTCTCAGAAAATCAGGCAATCTCCTTACCTTGGGAATCTCTGGCCACAACTACAAGCCAGGCCTACTAGAACCAGAAAGAGAGGCAGGGCTGCAGTATCACTACCAACCAGTAAGAGACAGAAGGCCCAAATGTTTAGCCTTTCCTCTCCTAGTTTTCTTGCTTCACCTGCCAAAAATTTGTGTCTTCAGGTTTTTGCTCATGGACTGCCTCAGCTTACTGTTACAAACCCTGTTGTGGCTGGTGGCAGTTTGGATAGTCCAGTGACTGCTACTACACCATCAAGTTTGATGGCACTTCCTCTTCTTCCATGTCCTAATGTTGTTCCTGTTGTTACTACTAATCAAGAAACAGCCATTGAAGACAATTGCATGGAGCCAAGTACAAGAGAAAGGGATATAGACTTGAACACAGTGGCTGAGATACCAGAAGAGAAGGATCTCTTGCAACAATTGCAAGGGAAACCTGTTATTATAACTCCTCGGCCAGTTAGGCCTGTTGGGTCAAGCATAAGTGTTGGGTGCATCATTGAAGACCCCAACAGTAGTACCTCAGCAGTGCAAGTTCTCAAAAAACTAGAGGAgctagaagaagaagttgaatCTGAGGTCTTACCTGCTATTGTATCAGACTCCAACAACAAAGTTAGGGTGGCGAATTCTGCATACAAAAAGATGGTTGGACAGCCAGAATGTCCTTGGCTCGACTTGATGGAGCCTGTAGCTGGTGACGGGCATTCGGGAGGCCATTCTTGCAGAAGAATCTGCGGAGAGGTGATGCTTCATCTTTCCAACACAAGGGTACCTGTTTCATCAAATGGGTTTTCATGCTGGGTGAGAATAGAGTGGGGACAAGATGAAAAGAAGCGATCAGTCAATACTTTCTCTGATGTTGTGATCAGATCATCCTGTGAATCTAAAGATCACCTTTTCACTTGGAGGTTTCACACCCCCAGCACCAGCAGAGAAGCCCCCCCTTAA